From Echeneis naucrates chromosome 7, fEcheNa1.1, whole genome shotgun sequence, one genomic window encodes:
- the irak1 gene encoding interleukin-1 receptor-associated kinase 1, translating to MSWGHLRGQFLYNLPPSVHWDFCRVMDGLSDQDWTRFASEVLSDQTAVRCAERRDRRTDWVMNQWEDRNGRVGELLDLLERLQLFRPRDIILGWTPSVATSCPLPPPPQRARDSLPQFYPPPKPSEAPPTLTTCRLTTRDEGGGRSLPKPAPPPSSLQSELRPPPQSSQVICDSGCGVMCWSYEEVHAGTNGFSPSLQVGEGGFGVVYRATLRNTDCAVKKLKQDCLMDWNLLKQSFQTEVEKLSKFRHPNIVDLLGFSQGGGVVCLIYSYMDNRSLEDQLHNECVPLSWTQRVSAVEDVSKALQFLHSPTNRHPPLIHGDVKSSNVLLDRHMVAKLADFGLARFASGSSAGNSATQTASIGKTEIVRGTLAYLPDEYVRNRELGTTVDVFSFGVVLLEVLTGRRALERDKKSGEKYLKDLAEEIAEGPTGSSEASWRNHLDTQLFAGDALEPAGCMKVLALACSCLDKKKKKRPTMTQVFETLKDIHYEVRTPSPAPLLHHPPPPQHLCQSSSLDSSVGSLSNQMSKLGPLEDTFQLSPSSLCSLPPPHPLHSSPSLVGPCETDESRGFSQYGFRSQLSSNGTISCSMTTSVRDQYQCPTGPTGSWSREPSVPTEDQYSCPSQPSSKSGATAGHVLSGSLSPAGSLRSPGTSVHMNPSKQHFLEKTTLYEAGRIRTPELLSSDHLYGGRSSVESRGPEESDELDYFPAKHS from the exons CCTCCGAGGTCCTCAGTGATCAAACAGCTGTGCGATGTGCCGAGAGGAGGGACAGGCGGACAGACTGGGTGATGAACCAATGGGAGGACAGGAACGGTCGGGTCGGAGAGCTGCTCGACCTATTGGAGCGTCTGCAGCTGTTCCGCCCCCGTGACATCATCCTGGGCT GGACGCCCAGTGTGGCAACTTCTTGCCCCCTACCCCCTCCCCCTCAACGTGCTCGTGACTCCCTCCCTCAGTTTTACCCTCCTCCCAAACCCTCTGAGGCTCCACCCACACTGACCACCTGTAGACTGACCACCAGAG atgaaggaggaggaagaagtctACCCAAACCcgcccctcccccctccagtctgcagtctgaGCTCCGCCCACCCCCCCag TCCTCCCAGGTTATATGTGACAGCGGATGCGGTGTGATGTGCTGGTCATATGAAgaggtgcatgctgggacaaATGGGTTCTCCCCCTCCCTgcaggtgggggagggggggtttgGAGTGGTATACAGAGCAACTCTAAGAAACACAGACTGTGCTGTCAAGAAACTCAAACAG GACTGTTTGATGGACTGGAATTTGTTGAAGCAGAGTTTCCAGACTGAAGTGGAGAAACTGTCAAA GTTCAGACATCCAAACATTGTAGACCTGCTGGGCTTCAGTCAGGGCGGGGGGGTGGTGTGTCTGATCTACAGCTACATGGACAACAGATCACTGGAGGACCAGCTGCACAAC gAGTGTGTCCCCTTGTCGTGGACTCAGAGGGTCAGTGCTGTTGAAGATGTATCGAAGGCTCTTCAGTTTCTCCATTCTCCCACCAACCGACACCCCCCCCTCATCCATGGAGACGTCAAGAG TTCTAACGTTCTGTTGGATCGTCATATGGTGGCGAAGTTGGCGGACTTTGGTCTGGCTCGTTTTGCCTCAGGCAGCTCAGCAGGAAACTCGGCGACGCAGACAGCATCCATCGGGAAGACGGAGATCGTCAGAGGAACACTGGCATACCTGCCTGACGAGTACGTGAGGAACAGAGAACTGGGAACCACTGTGGACGTCTTCAGCTTCGGAGTG gtgctGCTAGAGGTCTTGACTGGTCGTCGAGCTCTGGAGAGAGACAAGAAGTCCGGAGAGAAATACCTG AAGGACCTGGCGGAGGAGATTGCGGAGGGTCCGACTGGTTCGTCTGAAGCGTCTTGGAGGAACCATCTAGACACGCAGCTGTTCGCAG GAGATGCCTTGGAGCCAGCCGGCTGCATGAAGGTGTTGGCTCTGGCCTGCAGCTGCTtggacaagaagaagaagaagaggcccACCATGACTcag GTGTTTGAGACTCTAAAGGACATCCACTACGAGGTGAGGACGCCCAGTCCCGCCCCCCTTCTccatcaccccccacccccccagcaCCTCTGTCAGTCCAGCTCCCTCGACTCTAGTGTCGGATCTCTGTCCAACCAGATGTCCAAGTTGGGACCGCTGGAAGACACGTTTCAGCTCTCgccttcctccctctgctccctcccccctcctcaccctctcCACTCCTCCCCCTCATTGGTCGGCCCGTGTGAGACAGATGAGAGTCGCGGTTTCTCTCAGTATGGCTTTCGATCCCAGCTGAGTTCAAACGGGACCATTTCCTGCTCTATGACCACGTCTGTCAGAGATCAGTACCAGTGTCCGACCGGGCCCACAGGGTCCTGGTCCAGAGAGCCGTCAGTCCCCACTGAAGACCAGTACAGCTGCCCTTCCCAGCCCAGCTCCAAGTCAGGTGCCACAGCAGGACATGTGTTGTCTGGAAGCCTGTCTCCTGCAGGGTCCCTTCGGTCCCCTGGGACCTCAG TTCACATGAATCCAAGCAAGCAGCATTTTCTGGAGAAGACGACTCTGTATGAGGCCGGGAGGATCAGAACTCCTGAGCTGCTGTCTTCAGACCACCTCT ATGGGGGGAGGAGCTCCGTGGAGTCCAGAGGACCAGAGGAGAGTGATGAGTTGGATTATTTTCCTGCTAAACACAGCTGA
- the LOC115046798 gene encoding uncharacterized protein LOC115046798: MDVTSAPPPPCVVVCELLQVSVCRSGLDSGPRNVGGAEITKRNTHRSALHRSWSTDPGPRVLVSGSGLQWIRSSGSGLLDQAFWIRSSVDQAFWIRSSVDQAIWIRSSVDQVFRIRPSGSSLQWIRPSGSGLLDQVFSGSGLLDRVFWIRPSGSSLQWIRPTGSSLLDQAIWIRSSVNQVFWIKSSVDQAFWIRSSVNQVFWIKSSVDQAFWIRSSVDQVFWIKSSVDQAFWIRSSVDQVFSESGLLDQVFSGSGLLDQVFSGSGLLDQVFSGSGLLDQVFSGSGLLDQVFSGSGLLDQGSPVRGLVVLDPGGSAGL; the protein is encoded by the exons aTGGATG TCacaagtgcccccccccccccatgtgttgtggtttgtgagctgcttcaggtctcagtctgcAGGTCTGGACTTGACTCAGGACCCAGGAATGTTGGGGGGGCTGAAATCAcaaaaaggaacacacacagatcagccCTCCACAGATCTTGGTCCACGGATCCTGGTCCACGGGTCCTGGTCAGTGGATCAGGTCTTCAGTGGATCAGGTCTTCTGGATCAGGTCTTCTGGATCAGGCCTTCTGGATCAGGTCTTCAGTGGATCAGGCCTTCTGGATCAGGTCTTCAGTGGATCAGGCCATCTGGATCAGGTCTTCAGTGGATCAGGTCTTCCGGATCAGGCCTTCTGGATCAAGTCTTCAGTGGATCAGGCCTTCTGGATCAGGCCTTCTGGATCAGGTCTTCAGTGGATCAGGTCTTCTGGATCGGGTCTTCTGGATCAGGCCTTCTGGATCAAGTCTTCAGTGGATCAGGCCTACTGGATCAAGTCTTCTGGATCAGGCCATTTGGATCAGGTCTTCAGTGAATCAGGTCTTCTGGATCAAGTCTTCAGTGGATCAGGCCTTCTGGATCAGGTCTTCAGTGAATCAGGTCTTCTGGATCAAGTCTTCAGTGGATCAGGCCTTCTGGATCAGGTCTTCAGTGGATCAG GTCTTCTGGATCAAGTCTTCAGTGGATCAGGCCTTCTGGATCAGGTCTTCAGTGGATCAGGTCTTCAGTGAATCAGGTCTTCTGGATCAAGTCTTCAGTGGATCAGGCCTTCTGGATCAGGTCTTCAGTGGATCAGGTCTTCTGGATCAAGTCTTCAGTGGATCAGGCCTTCTGGATCAGGTCTTCAGTGGATCAGGCCTTCTGGATCAGGTCTTCAGTGGATCAGGCCTTCTGGATCAG GGCAGTCCAGTCAGAGGACTTGTTGTTCTGGATCCAGGAGGGTCAGCAGGTCTCTGA